A window from Catalinimonas alkaloidigena encodes these proteins:
- a CDS encoding S1/P1 nuclease — protein MYALKLLLALLVRNGWMCCLWLGLVVAPVHAWTRAGHMVSGALAYRYLAQGHPDVIPQVLALLKAHPQYAAWEEESRQLADPSAEVQQQFIFMAAAKWADETRNTPHYHPTWHYVNPPLSATRQTPVPIAEAQPPENILYAYQRNLGIFRADTTAEARAIALAWLFHLVGDLHQPLHTAAFFSDQFPEGDRGGNLFFIRPTEADTTINLHYFWDGLVLQSEQPHDVAQAARRLYQRGKWLPPVALDTLDATIYPESYDLALWAYRHGTLPAGVDRDHGAVLPPDYPNLARKLAAGRMVLAGWRLAEVLRQLV, from the coding sequence ATGTACGCATTGAAGCTGCTCCTTGCCCTGTTGGTTCGAAACGGATGGATGTGCTGCCTGTGGCTCGGGCTGGTGGTGGCTCCGGTCCACGCCTGGACGCGGGCCGGGCACATGGTTTCCGGTGCGCTGGCGTATCGCTACCTCGCCCAGGGCCATCCGGACGTTATTCCGCAGGTGCTTGCGCTGCTGAAGGCCCATCCGCAGTATGCCGCGTGGGAAGAAGAAAGCCGTCAGCTGGCGGACCCTTCGGCCGAGGTGCAGCAACAGTTCATATTTATGGCCGCCGCCAAGTGGGCCGACGAAACGCGCAATACGCCCCATTACCACCCCACATGGCACTACGTCAATCCGCCGCTGTCGGCCACCCGCCAGACGCCGGTCCCCATCGCCGAAGCGCAGCCGCCTGAAAATATTCTGTACGCTTACCAGCGCAACCTGGGCATCTTCCGCGCCGACACCACGGCCGAAGCCCGCGCCATTGCCCTGGCGTGGTTGTTTCACCTCGTGGGTGACCTGCACCAGCCGTTGCACACGGCGGCGTTTTTCTCCGACCAGTTTCCGGAGGGCGACCGGGGCGGTAATCTGTTTTTTATCCGCCCGACCGAAGCCGATACCACCATCAACCTCCACTACTTTTGGGATGGGCTGGTGCTGCAGTCGGAGCAGCCGCACGATGTGGCGCAGGCCGCCCGCCGCCTCTACCAGCGCGGAAAATGGCTGCCTCCGGTAGCGCTCGACACCCTCGACGCAACCATTTATCCGGAAAGCTACGACCTGGCCCTGTGGGCGTATCGACACGGCACGCTGCCTGCTGGCGTTGACCGGGACCACGGCGCTGTTCTGCCACCTGACTATCCGAACTTGGCCCGCAAGCTGGCGGCCGGGCGAATGGTGCTGGCCGGGTGGCGCCTGGCCGAAGTGCTCCGGCAGCTGGTGTGA